atcataaggACTGAAGATTTATAAGAAATgctatttttcctttctatTGTTATAATGTAAAACCTTGTCTATAATAGATATCCAATTAAAAGTTCTTTCTTATATTCTATGATTTTAtgcattaataaaattcataattttgcataaaatatttgtattttaatttcataatttttattcaccctctttaattatttttaggaataattttattgttttttttggaGTTGATGTCGCTAATATACCATCacattttcaatattattattaaacgAAATTATtctagtatttttttttgatatttttaaggATACACTCGAATTATCTTACTCTATAACTTGTTCTATATTAcctaaattattattattaaatatttttatattaaaaatttttacattactatatattatataacataaattgTCACCTGAATGAGGTAATCATTTAATAGCCACGAGTTGTTAGTTACagtgttcatatatatttaaaaaggtgtatatttttgtttttgaagAAAAGGACTAGGTTCATATAGTATGtactaatattaaaaaatattacttatttGTAATACGAAACTACTATGACATTGAAACGTTGTCTTTATATAAGAGTGTTTCTAGTACAgtatcaatatttttacgtagaataattcataattctagagaaaaaatgtataatatatattgcaataaatgttaatataattattgcaaatataatatatattcatatataatagaatCAAAGAAGCCTTCTACTGGTGAGTATAGACCCTTAAATAAGAATTTTACTGAAGCAAAATATAACTGAGATTTAGTAGtttcattttgttaattaacatattttaagaTAGTTACACTTTTAAACTTGTTTATATGGTTATTAAGAAAATCttaatcatttttaaagTTTTACAGTTgagtacaaaatatatttcaattttatacAATACATCTATTTATATGGTTACGTTTTAACTTACAtctttcaaaaatatatataatagtatatatattaattgaagtgtagatattttatagaattaaaaataaaataaaatatatcgcATATGTAAATAAGGGAAAAGTTTCAAacattttatcattataaaaaaaaaggaatagttatatttaagataataatacttgaaaccatataaataattaataaatttgataaaaattgGTTATTTAagtgaatatattattttttgtagatttcgatgtataaattattataaatatgaaaaaatatttagaaattgaaattttatattatttatatttattcttttatttgtatttttaaaatattaataattaaacatataaatgacATAATAAGGAAAGTATTTAAGATATAGTGCTATATTATAAACGTAATAGACGTATgacatacataaaaaataaaagaaaaattaaatattatctgtaaattaatatttttatatatggtCTCTTTATTTAGAGAATGTAAATAATCTAGATGAATAActaattgttttttaaaataaagatcAAAAAATACATAGGATCAATAAATGtttctaaaaataacaatatttataagtaGATATTTAGcagtattttattatatagtgcacttatttttcataatatattttacaatttttgtgtatagattattataaatttttataatggaTTAAAGCgcattatatacataagcatTAGGTAAGAGAAAAAATGTGAGCTGTTCAAAATGTTCGAAAAAATAGAACCTAAGTATCTTCATAAAAGTTATAATGAAactaatatacatattaaaaagtcaaaatatattaattttaatatatgtaattttttttttctgttttttttttttttatgttttaattatcaATTGGAAAGATAGTATTTTTTAAGGAGATCAATAATATAAAGTGAATGTTCTTTTGActggaatatttttttataattaaatttctaATGGTTACATTATGTGAGAGATATATAtgggaataatatatttatactcaTTTATTCCAGTTACCATGTAAAATATGTTTCTCGGATTATGTATTttcaaaagaatatataaaaagtaatttattctttctaATATTATGAATTGAATAATCACTAAATCGTATATTTTAGTtgaatgtatttttattatttaacagttttataagtatattatgtcatatatatatcattagtAAATATGCTTCagttgatatatttttaaattaatgaaatttaaaGTAACGATTATATATCTGCTTTACCtttaaagttttttttttttttttaatattcttatatttctttggaatatatatattaaaaaagaaatttaaaaatctatttatatgaatgtaaaaaaatttcttttagaTGGAATGTATAACTTAAAcgtaattaaaaatagtgattttcaaatattaaggtgcaaaaataagaaatcaCACCTTGTTTGCTCTTAGAATATATAGTTCTACATAGACTAAGTAGTTccataaatttatatcttaaaaagaaattatatactataaaaatgtatatttacttgAGGAGGAATTAGTGCATTTGTcctaattaatataattaatatgtttttttcttatattattatgattattgtattattataataattgatattttattaataaaaatcaacgttttcaaaataaaaatttatataatcagaattattaaatgtttataatttttaacattattaattattttcttaatatatagaggaatatattatatttatattctctACATTCTACATAGTGTATAAACtcaatatttacatataatatgtattcgaatatttttttcataatttattctgaaaaaggttaataaaaatattatatcattataatactacactgaatatttaaattatatattttaaatatatatgcattaaatCGAATTATATGATTTCAAAgaaagttattattttttttaaataaaattaagataaatattacataatgcattttaaaaattaattttgattATAGAATATGTAACGTACATTATggttatgtatattttattatatatttatacagaaataataaatttttttttattattttaattatttcgtTTTACCATTAGAAGTATATTCTATTATTAATAACTTCTTTAttgattatattataatattaaatatctgtatcatggaacaaaaaacaaagacCCTCttacttttaaatattgtTGAGCTTATCCTATTATTTTGGGTGCTTCATTTTAACAGTGATGttgtatgaaaatattatttaaggatatttgaaatcataatattttttggtttttttctctattaatactttttttttacctctGTCTTATTTATgctattaaatataaaatatttacattttttttaggGCATGTTTGACATGGCATTGAATAAGTATTGCAATTGTGCGAAGGAATTTGAAGCAAGAAATTATCGATTACTAGgatataagtataatatcGATTCAAAggatatatttacaaaagaaCAAATGCCAAATATTGGTTTGACCaacaaaaaagatatatgtaaCAGTGAGGAAGGGGTGAAAagcaaaatgaataaatcaAATGAATGTTCACCAAGTATAACAAGAAGTCgtaaaaaagatatgaataaaaaatcttGTACATTTGAGaccaaaaaatattcccatttggaaaaaaaaatattcaaggAACTCGATTATGagaattttcttaaaaaaaacagaacaaTTACAGATAagatgtacaaaaaaataatgcttaaaaaatacagattACGATTTACTTtacctttattatttttttcactgTTATTAATCATACTCTTAGTAGATTTATCATGGGGTGTGATTAATGAGAATAAGGGGGGGTTATGGGATGCATTAGGGGTTTGGACCCATTTAAAAACCTTGGCTAATGGTTCTCTGAATAGTTTTTTAGGATCATTGAAAGAGTTAAATTGGTTATGGAAACCTGCTTTTACTACAACATCGATTACTGTTAGTGAAATAAACGTATTATGGCATTTATTTGgtattctaatatatttcataccGTTCGTTATATTGGGTTTCACATTAATATTTGggattatttattatcataaaaaagttaaaaaatatgaaaaaatcaAGTTcagaaaaaggtaaaatgaATAGTAGGagatattattctttttaaaaagaaatacccAATAagaactaatatatattatttttagtgatattcttaataaatattctcaAAAcagtataaattttata
This Plasmodium malariae genome assembly, contig: PmUG01_00_26, whole genome shotgun sequence DNA region includes the following protein-coding sequences:
- the PmUG01_00048900 gene encoding fam-l protein; the encoded protein is MEQKTKTLLLLNIVELILLFWVLHFNSDVGMFDMALNKYCNCAKEFEARNYRLLGYKYNIDSKDIFTKEQMPNIGLTNKKDICNSEEGVKSKMNKSNECSPSITRSRKKDMNKKSCTFETKKYSHLEKKIFKELDYENFLKKNRTITDKMYKKIMLKKYRLRFTLPLLFFSLLLIILLVDLSWGVINENKGGLWDALGVWTHLKTLANGSLNSFLGSLKELNWLWKPAFTTTSITVSEINVLWHLFGILIYFIPFVILGFTLIFGIIYYHKKVKKYEKIKFRKR